Part of the Octopus sinensis unplaced genomic scaffold, ASM634580v1 Contig17123, whole genome shotgun sequence genome, gcataataagttatatatgtatgtatattcttgtaattgtaattttagtaaataaataaataaattgacataatataatgtctaaaagttgatgaaccacctccCTTTTCTTAttgccctctctctcactttatatatattacgtgaccgaccagaccattagatgttgttacacatcgctggttacaatgcgttcgcattgttttagccttcgaatgacgccaccccgctggctaagcgagcaggccaatagaagaaagagtgagagaaagagtggtgaaagagtacagcagggatcaccaccccctgccggagcctcgtggaactttaaggtgttttcactcaataaacactcacaacgcccggtatgggaatcgaaaccgtgagtccgctgccctaaccagtgggccattgcgcctccatatatatgtattatagattatatatatatatctatatatataatatatatatatgatatatatatatcagaggcgactccaggtcatcagcgtcaTTCGGGCTTATCACAGATTTCGTATACGGACGAATGCCTGCTCATAGAATTTCCTgtttttctgctttctttctaaCTCCAAatagcttgttttgtttttctatatctgGCGCTAtgtttttctccatttctaagttaagggtaaaaataaagcaagcctgcaaaacacaactgatctttacactcagatacacagaataacagcaatcaaataacaatAATGGAGTGTACAACAAACATGAGCGATCTTACTGTCGCCTCTACTGGTGACAAGAGactcgttcgttcgttcgtatTAACCTGAGTTGCTGGATAaattttcgttcctttaagaatattgttgaacgaaaacttttcatagattagaatttaaatactaatctctatagaaatgcACCTCCAAGACGACCGCCAGATGCTGAacgaaaataaatacgaaaataactgcgaccaggctcaataaaaaaGGAGCtcgagttattggctgcaattacatacttgaagttagTGTTcgccactaatatatatatatataatatatatatataatatatatatatatataatatatatatatatatgtatatgtatatatatgatatgtatatgtatatatatgtatatatatatgtatatatatgtatatgtatgtatctatatgtatatatatgtatatatgatatatgtatatatgtatatatatgtatatatgtatatatatatatgtatatatgtatatgtaatatatatatatgtatatatatatataatatatatatatattatatatatatagtatagtatatatagataatatataatctatattatatgttatctatatatatgtatatagtgtatatatatatagtatataatatatatgtatatatatatgtagatatatatatgtatatatatgtaatatatatatatatatgtatatgatttataatatgtatatatatatatatatatatgtatatatatatatatgtatatatatatatgtgatatatatattatgtatatatatatgtataataatatatgtatatatatatatatgtatatatatatattgtatatatatatatatgtatatatatatatatgtatatataatatgtatataatatatgtatattatatatatgtatatatatatatgtatatatatatatgttattatatgtatatatgtatatgtatctatgtatatacatatgtatatgtatatatgtatatgtatatatatatatgtatatgtatatatgttatataatatgtatatatatatagtatatatatatatatatgtatatatatatatataatgtatattatatatgtatatatatatatgtatatatatatataccaattaaggactgaacacgaaaagtggacagtcaacatgctagatatagacgccaaatcgccattcaccacaaaagattatgttctcagatcactgagaacataatctttggtggtgaatggcgatttggcgtctatatctagcatgttgactgtccacttttcgtgttcagtccttaattggtatatataaatattttaatcttcggattcttttttaatatgctagaccactgtcTTAATTGatgaatatcaatttctacccttaattaattgtatatatatatatgtatatatgtatatgtatatatgtatatatatatatgtattataatatatgtatatatatatgtatatatgtatatgtatatatgtatatgtatatatgtaaatatatatatgtatatatatatgtaaatatatatgtataatatatatgtaaatatatatatgtctatatatatatgtaaatatatatatgtatatatatagtagatatatatatatatatgtatatatatttatatatatgtatatatatatagttatataatatgtatatatatatatgtataatatatatgtgtatatatatatatatatatatatgattatatatatatgtatctatatatatatgtatatatatataggtatgtctatatatatatctgtatatatatatatgtaatatatatatgtatatgtatatatgtaatatatatgtatatatatatatgtatatatatacatacacatatgtatatactgcaACAATTCGTTTTGTTTTCAATGCTAaatgaaaagtaataaaataagatgaaaacTTATATATCTCTGCCTAAatttgcaaacacatacacatgcatacacactcacacactcacacacaaacacacacacatatgtggtctggtcaataagtatccggacggttgacatagtaacgaagctaaggcACGCAAAGTAagaccgcttggcacagattgaccttatatatttatggatttacttatattcttttcgtTATTGCCCACTTTATAGAATGACATAGTATTTATAAATTTGTCTGAAGCCTATGTTATTTTCAAGAATCCGTTTAAAGTGTAGCAGTCTTTAGATTCCGAAGAATTGATTTAGTGAGGATAAAACTAATTATGTGTGATTCCTATGTGTCAGTaaggtatattatattttttcttatatttttttctattatagacTGCAAAAGGGCCGTTGCTGATATTGTATTCGTTTTGGATGAATCAGGAAGTATCACACATCgaaattttgaaatcataaaAAAATTCGTAAAAAATCTCATTTCCATTTTCCCAATATCTAGAACACAAGTTCGTGTTGGTGTCATTACATTTAGCACCTATATAAAAAATGAGTTTAATTTGAATAGATATTTCACTCACAGACAATTGTATTATGCTATTAATAGAATTCGATACAGTAACGGAGCAACGAATACTCATTTAGCATTGAATTATCTTAAGAGACACGCATTTCAATCCAGAGCTGGAGGTCGAAAACTTATCCCGCAAATTGCTATTGTCATTACTGACGGAAGATCAACACACCCGAAACTGACGCGAGACACTGCTCGAATTCTAAAGCACTCAGGGATTCAAGTTTATGCCATCGGTATTGGAAAGCAAGTTCCTAGATCTGAATTGGTAACCATTGCAAGTAATCCAAGCAAGGAATACATCTATGGTATAAATTCGTTTAGAGATTTGACAAAAATCAAATCTAGTATAGCGAGTAAAACTTGCCTAGGTAGGTAtcatttgaaattgatattacaGTAAATCACACATACACTGCCATACTAGTACATTCAAAACTAAAACCCTATACTCACTTGCGCACACAGCCAAACAAAACtgtcacagatatacaaacacaaatgcgcATGCGTCAGACATGTACCCATAAATCTGCCCGTACATATGGAAATCTACacaaacaatttcacattcaCACTCAAATATATCACCTGGAAAGTTTGTCTTGTACGAATGCAGCTCATTTTTATTCGAAGGTGGCAAACTCACTGATAGTTGACGATTTGTTGTTGTCGTGACtgccttcggtcatgactgaccatgggattagaAAGTTACCCCAGAAAGTcaccctccaagacacaagtccgggcaaggttgtttatgcataccggcctcccctctccacgccactagtgttatccaagggaaaggcaaaggggccgatacagcttggcacctgtgacgtggCAGcccgtttctacagctgagcgaactggagcaacgtgaaataaactgtcttgctcaagagcacaacacgcagcccggtccgggaatcgaacacacaaccacacgatcgtaagctcaacgctctaattattgagccatgcgccttcactagttGACGATAATCCGCTGATTATTGATCGTAGAGAAAACCAAAAGAGGGATGTGCACTATTAGCATGAAATGTCATTGAAttcactgcttaaataccaagaCGTTTGATTGGAATGAGTCTAAATACCAAAACATTCAAAATATATCCGTTTGAGAAATTTCCCTTAACCAGAAATATTAGAGTGAGGAAAAGTTCGTGCGCTGtgctacacaaaaaaaaaaaaatgcttttaaaaatatattttcgtggtgtgtgtgttcattcagttcATGTCATGTTTAATGGTGATTCACTATGTTCGTCTAAAAGGCGCTTTGTTTCAACAAGACAATGCAAAGCCACACACCGCCAGAAAGACCAGCAACAACATTGAAGAATTGGATGGTGTGAAAGTTCTGCTGCAGCCAGCCTATAGCCCAGACGTTGCTCCATCTGACTATGGTCTCTTCCGATCAATGCAACACTTTATGAAAGGTTACTGATTTGAGTCATTCGATGAAGTTGAAGAAGCCTGACAAGAATGCTTTGATTCAAAGCCGATGGATTGGTACTTTGACCAAATCCGAAAACTTTCAGATCATTGGCAGGAGGTCATGGAAAatgatggtctttattttgaagaatagttgttgtttttgaataacttcttgcataaaaaatcattattttaacatggcgCACGCACTTTTTCCTCAACctagtatatatatctcttttctcttttctctttttcgcccttttcaagcccagctaggctcatggacccggtttcccggtgtctgtggcgtatatgttccccccagctgggcgggacgccagtccatcgcagtgttactcaagaaacaggaagagagagtgagagaaagttgtggcgaaagagtacaacagggggtcaccaccaccccttgccggaacgtcgtggagcttttaggtgttttcgttcaataaacacacacaacgcctggtctgggaatcgaaaccgcgagtccgctgccctaaccactgggccattgcgctttcagtatttatacacacacacatacacacacacacacacacacacacatacacacatatatgcatttatatatatgatgcaaataTGGATATGCAACTGTATGCATGAAAACATATACCGATGcagaaatgcatgcatatatacatgcgtaaaaGCACGCTCTGATATAGACACATTCATCCTTACATTCAGTTCTGTTGGTTGCGGGTTtgccagaacgttcgtcaatatcgacatttttgggccatcttggaaacgtctgaaccacccTTACACTGGTGAGAAGGTGCTTTAGTCTATCAGGTGGGCTAAGACCAAAATCATCTTCTCTTGGCAGCTTATTAACAAGCAACTCTCATGCTCATACCTAATCGACTtccatcttatatgtatgtattcatatgtatatacatatacatacatacatatacatacacacacacacgcacacacacacacgcacacacacacatacacacacatatatatatatatatgtatgtatgtatgcatgtacacagacacacacgcacgcaaataaTAAGACTTTCAGGATCCGAAAGGATCAGGTATTTCGATAGTAAAAGTCCCAAGGTAGAATCGGGGATAGCGCACCTGTGTACCGACAATGtgcactgatatatacatacttactgaAGTAAATACAGATTTGTCCTTCCACTTATAATATCTGCAAGTACTGACTGAATCCACAGCGTAACATCAAATTCACAGAGGAGGACACTCACGGAACGTATTCCACAGTCAACTGTAGATCCCAGATCCAAACGCATGGAAGGTTCCGAGTTAGGTGGAGAACAAATAATAACACAACACTACAACTGTTTCAGACGCATTCTTTATTCATGAATAAAAGTGTtacatcatgcaaaaaaaaaacctaccctGTTTTCTTCAGG contains:
- the LOC115231008 gene encoding matrilin-2; its protein translation is MKTLCFLTLTVIAVVLTRTSGTKQSFPIFNQCLWNPCKNGGQCIRKGFFFVCKCRPGYTGRNCQIRVNPCHKRPCKNGGVCMRLGNGFHCKCRPGYTGQNCQTYCKRAVADIVFVLDESGSITHRNFEIIKKFVKNLISIFPISRTQVRVGVITFSTYIKNEFNLNRYFTHRQLYYAINRIRYSNGATNTHLALNYLKRHAFQSRAGGRKLIPQIAIVITDGRSTHPKLTRDTARILKHSGIQVYAIGIGKQVPRSELVTIASNPSKEYIYGINSFRDLTKIKSSIASKTCLGALFQQDNAKPHTARKTSNNIEELDGVKVLLQPAYSPDVAPSDYGLFRSMQHFMKGY